The proteins below are encoded in one region of Limnohabitans sp. 63ED37-2:
- a CDS encoding uracil-DNA glycosylase, with the protein MSDPTRFDLDDRQRAMLAEMGVRVWWPQRSDAEPHAVVEVVPARATDTAVPAPGEYVAASPSLPAAPRASVPVQAPATRPATREPLALAPAPVQAKDPVLAPLPEGLPSMGWLELQTAVQSCQSCGLGAARQTPILGSGQGTAPWMVVGDLPSDTDEPSGQPFTGPEGVLLDNMLKAVGVRRQGSAHNANADANALADLPEACLTHAVKCRPQNGRNPETSELATCAAYLSRQVTLVQPRVILAMGRFAIQSLLGSTEPMGKLRGRLHDFQGVPVVVTYPPSSLLRNPADKAKAWADLVLALSVTQG; encoded by the coding sequence ATGAGCGACCCCACCCGATTTGACTTGGACGACCGCCAACGCGCCATGCTGGCCGAGATGGGTGTGCGCGTGTGGTGGCCGCAGCGAAGCGATGCCGAGCCCCACGCTGTGGTGGAAGTTGTACCGGCCAGGGCCACAGATACGGCAGTGCCAGCACCGGGTGAGTACGTCGCTGCAAGCCCTTCTTTGCCTGCGGCTCCGAGGGCGTCCGTGCCAGTGCAGGCCCCAGCCACCCGCCCCGCAACGCGTGAGCCTTTGGCGCTCGCACCCGCCCCGGTGCAGGCCAAGGACCCCGTGTTGGCGCCTTTGCCCGAAGGCTTGCCCAGCATGGGCTGGCTCGAGCTGCAAACGGCTGTGCAATCCTGTCAGTCCTGCGGTCTGGGCGCTGCACGCCAAACCCCCATTTTGGGCTCGGGCCAGGGCACTGCCCCATGGATGGTGGTGGGCGACTTGCCTTCGGACACCGATGAGCCCTCAGGTCAGCCTTTCACTGGGCCGGAAGGCGTGTTGCTGGACAACATGCTCAAAGCCGTGGGCGTGCGCCGCCAGGGCTCAGCCCACAACGCTAACGCCGATGCCAATGCCCTTGCCGACCTGCCCGAGGCTTGCCTGACCCACGCCGTCAAATGCCGCCCCCAAAACGGGCGTAACCCCGAAACGTCGGAGTTGGCCACGTGCGCGGCTTATTTGTCGCGCCAGGTCACGCTGGTGCAACCCCGGGTGATTTTGGCCATGGGCCGTTTTGCCATCCAGAGTCTGTTGGGCAGCACCGAGCCCATGGGCAAACTGCGCGGCCGTTTGCACGACTTTCAGGGCGTACCGGTGGTGGTCACCTACCCCCCGTCAAGCTTGTTGCGCAACCCGGCCGACAAGGCCAAGGCCTGGGCCGATCTGGTCTTGGCCCTGTCGGTGACCCAAGGCTGA
- the tkt gene encoding transketolase has product MANQAQMANAIRALAMDAVQQANSGHPGAPMGMADMAVALWGDHLQHNPKNPHWANRDRFVLSNGHGSMLIYSVLHLTGYKLPIEELKNFRTLHSKTAGHPEVGVTPGVETTTGPLGQGITNAVGMALAEKMLAAEFNQPGHTIINHHTYVFLGDGCLMEGISHEAVALAGAWKLNKLIALYDDNGISIDGQVAPWFIDNTPQRFAACGWNVIDAVDGHDAAAVSKAIAAAKHSADKPTLIVCKTAIGKGSPNRAGTSKAHGEPLGAEEIKLTREALGWTAEPFKIPKEVYADWDAKAAGAAREAAWNTAFAAYKAAFPAQAKEFVRRMKGDLPKNFNQVAFDAVVAAHTKGETVASRKASQLALEAFTAALPEMLGGSADLTGSNLTNTKSTPAFRVDLAGDVVKTEEGQIGRHINYGVREFGMAAIMNGVALHGGYIPYGGTFLTFSDYSRNAIRMAALMKQRVVHVFTHDSIGLGEDGPTHQSIEHAASLRLIPGLDVWRPADTAETTVAWAVALQNAHRPSALLLSRQNLAYSPKSDLGDISRGAYVLSEPEHVGIKKTHGVIIATGSEVQLALAAQKLLAERKIGVRVVSMPSTNVFDRQDTEYKQSVLPKGLPRVAVEMGSTDGWWKYGCAAVVGIDTYGESAPAPVLFKHFGFTAENVADTVHAALLKA; this is encoded by the coding sequence ATGGCCAATCAAGCACAAATGGCGAACGCCATCCGCGCCCTCGCAATGGACGCCGTTCAACAAGCCAACTCCGGTCACCCCGGCGCGCCCATGGGCATGGCCGACATGGCTGTCGCGCTGTGGGGCGATCACCTGCAACACAACCCCAAAAACCCGCACTGGGCCAACCGCGACCGCTTTGTGCTGTCCAACGGCCACGGCTCGATGCTGATTTATTCGGTGCTGCACCTGACCGGCTACAAACTGCCGATTGAGGAACTCAAAAACTTCCGCACCCTGCACAGCAAAACCGCAGGCCACCCCGAAGTGGGCGTGACCCCCGGCGTGGAAACCACCACCGGCCCCTTGGGCCAAGGCATCACCAACGCCGTGGGCATGGCCCTGGCCGAAAAAATGCTGGCCGCCGAGTTCAACCAGCCTGGCCACACCATCATCAACCACCACACCTACGTGTTCTTGGGTGACGGCTGCTTGATGGAAGGCATCAGCCACGAAGCCGTGGCTCTGGCCGGTGCCTGGAAGCTGAACAAACTGATTGCCCTGTACGACGACAACGGCATCTCCATCGACGGCCAAGTGGCCCCTTGGTTCATCGACAACACGCCCCAACGCTTTGCCGCCTGCGGCTGGAACGTGATCGACGCCGTGGACGGCCACGACGCAGCGGCCGTCTCCAAGGCCATCGCCGCCGCCAAGCACAGCGCCGACAAGCCGACGTTGATCGTCTGCAAGACCGCCATCGGCAAGGGCTCGCCCAACCGTGCAGGCACCTCCAAAGCCCACGGCGAGCCTTTGGGCGCTGAAGAAATCAAGCTCACCCGCGAAGCCCTGGGCTGGACGGCCGAGCCTTTCAAGATCCCCAAAGAGGTGTATGCCGACTGGGACGCCAAAGCCGCTGGCGCAGCCCGCGAAGCCGCCTGGAACACCGCATTTGCCGCGTACAAAGCCGCCTTCCCCGCACAAGCCAAAGAGTTTGTGCGCCGCATGAAGGGCGACTTGCCCAAGAACTTCAACCAGGTGGCGTTTGACGCCGTCGTGGCTGCCCACACCAAGGGCGAAACCGTGGCCAGCCGCAAGGCCAGCCAACTGGCGCTGGAAGCCTTCACCGCCGCTCTGCCCGAAATGCTGGGTGGCTCGGCCGACCTGACCGGCTCCAACCTGACCAATACCAAGAGCACCCCAGCCTTCCGCGTGGACCTGGCTGGCGATGTGGTCAAAACCGAAGAAGGCCAGATCGGTCGCCACATCAACTACGGCGTGCGCGAATTCGGCATGGCCGCCATCATGAACGGCGTGGCCCTGCACGGCGGCTACATCCCTTACGGCGGCACCTTCCTCACCTTTTCTGACTATTCGCGCAACGCCATCCGCATGGCCGCGCTGATGAAGCAGCGCGTGGTGCACGTGTTCACCCACGACTCCATCGGTCTGGGCGAAGACGGCCCGACCCACCAGTCCATCGAGCACGCGGCCAGCCTGCGCCTGATCCCTGGCTTGGACGTGTGGCGTCCCGCCGACACGGCCGAAACCACCGTGGCCTGGGCCGTGGCCCTGCAAAACGCCCACCGCCCATCGGCCCTGCTGCTCAGCCGCCAAAACCTGGCTTACTCACCCAAGAGCGATTTGGGCGACATCAGCCGTGGCGCGTATGTGCTGTCCGAGCCCGAGCACGTTGGCATCAAGAAAACCCACGGCGTGATCATCGCCACCGGCTCTGAAGTGCAACTGGCCCTGGCCGCGCAAAAGCTGCTGGCCGAACGCAAGATCGGTGTGCGCGTGGTCTCCATGCCCAGCACCAATGTGTTTGACCGCCAAGACACCGAATACAAACAAAGCGTGTTGCCCAAAGGCCTGCCCCGCGTGGCGGTCGAGATGGGCTCCACCGACGGCTGGTGGAAATACGGCTGCGCCGCCGTGGTCGGCATCGACACCTACGGCGAGTCGGCCCCAGCGCCCGTGCTGTTCAAACATTTCGGCTTTACCGCCGAGAACGTGGCCGACACCGTCCACGCTGCGCTGCTCAAGGCCTGA
- the gap gene encoding type I glyceraldehyde-3-phosphate dehydrogenase: MTIKLGINGFGRIGRLALRAALKHGYDDIQIVGINDPKPSDYLAYMLKYDSVHGRFDGTVDFTEDTLIVNGKKIKLSHERDAHNLRWGEMGVHTVLECTGHYLTEPTSQMHIVAGAKKVVISAPSKDSIPMFVYGVNHKKYAGEAIVSNASCTTNCLAPVVKVLNDKWGIKRGLMTTVHAATASQMTVDGSSRKDWRGGRGILENIIPSSTGAAKAVGVVIPEIKGKITGMAFRVPTSDVSVIDLTVELNSDASYADICAEMKAQSEGALKGILGYTDEKVVSTDFRGESCASVFDATAGIALDKSFVKIVAWYDNEWGYAKQCLEMVRVVAKKK, translated from the coding sequence ATGACCATCAAGTTGGGTATCAACGGATTCGGCCGCATCGGCCGTTTGGCCCTTCGCGCCGCCCTCAAACATGGCTACGACGACATCCAGATCGTCGGCATCAACGACCCCAAACCGTCCGACTACCTGGCCTACATGCTCAAGTACGACAGCGTGCACGGCCGCTTTGATGGCACGGTGGACTTCACCGAAGACACCCTGATCGTCAATGGCAAAAAGATCAAACTCTCGCACGAGCGCGACGCGCATAACCTGCGCTGGGGCGAGATGGGCGTGCACACAGTGCTCGAATGCACGGGCCATTACCTGACCGAGCCCACCAGCCAAATGCACATCGTGGCGGGCGCCAAAAAGGTCGTCATCTCGGCCCCGTCCAAAGACAGCATCCCCATGTTCGTCTATGGCGTGAACCATAAAAAATACGCAGGCGAAGCCATCGTGTCCAACGCCTCTTGCACCACCAACTGCCTGGCCCCCGTGGTCAAAGTGCTCAACGACAAATGGGGCATCAAGCGCGGCCTGATGACCACCGTGCACGCCGCCACCGCCAGCCAAATGACGGTGGACGGCTCGTCGCGCAAAGACTGGCGCGGCGGCCGTGGCATCCTCGAAAACATCATCCCCAGCAGCACCGGTGCGGCCAAAGCGGTGGGGGTGGTGATCCCCGAGATCAAGGGCAAGATCACCGGCATGGCTTTCCGCGTGCCCACGTCGGATGTGTCGGTCATTGACCTCACGGTGGAACTGAACAGTGACGCCAGCTACGCCGACATCTGCGCCGAAATGAAAGCGCAAAGCGAAGGCGCCCTGAAAGGCATCTTGGGTTACACCGACGAGAAAGTCGTCTCCACCGACTTTCGCGGCGAGTCCTGCGCCAGCGTGTTTGACGCGACCGCAGGCATTGCGCTCGACAAGAGCTTCGTCAAGATCGTCGCTTGGTACGACAACGAATGGGGTTACGCCAAGCAGTGCTTGGAGATGGTGCGGGTGGTGGCCAAGAAGAAGTGA
- a CDS encoding GMC family oxidoreductase yields the protein MEFDYVIVGGGSAGSVLASRLSEDPTVQVALIEAGPPDTSALIHCPAGIALMARTEIVSQSLNTVPQPGLNGRIGFQPRGRTLGGSSSTNAMAYIRGQAVDYDTWAQLGCAGWSWAEVFPYFLKAEHNERIHNEWHAQNGPLNVADLQSPNVFSKRFVEAGMQAGLAHTTDFNGPTQEGVGLYQVTQKAGERFSAAKAYLTPNRDRPNLHVMTGVTVDRIGLVDGVARQVHTVQGGKTQTLTARREIILSAGAFQSPAILMRSGMGPAAHLQSLGIEVLRDLPGVGENLHDHPDAVLVADAPGHTDLIGVSPKGAWHTLQAMWEWRQQRKGRLTTNFAEGGAFYKSRPEEAHPDIQLHFVVAKLVDHGRQLTLGHGYSLHVCLLQPDSRGRVQLADRNPNSAPLIDPQFLSDPRDLQRLRDGVRQAQKILAQPALAAYGKEWAASANARTDEQLDHWIRQNADTVYHPVGTCRMGTDKMAVVDAQLRVHGVPGLRVVDASVMPRIVSGNTNAPTIMIAEKAADWIRGY from the coding sequence ATGGAATTTGACTACGTGATTGTGGGCGGTGGTTCGGCGGGTAGTGTGCTGGCCAGTCGCCTGAGCGAAGACCCAACCGTTCAGGTGGCCCTGATCGAAGCCGGGCCGCCCGACACCAGCGCCTTGATCCACTGCCCCGCAGGCATCGCGCTCATGGCCCGCACCGAAATCGTTTCGCAAAGCCTGAACACCGTGCCCCAACCCGGCTTGAACGGCCGCATCGGTTTCCAGCCGCGTGGTCGCACCTTGGGCGGCTCCAGCTCCACCAACGCCATGGCCTACATCCGGGGCCAAGCCGTGGATTACGACACCTGGGCCCAGCTGGGTTGTGCGGGTTGGTCGTGGGCCGAGGTGTTTCCCTACTTTCTCAAGGCCGAGCACAACGAGCGCATCCACAACGAGTGGCATGCCCAAAACGGCCCCTTGAACGTGGCCGATTTGCAAAGCCCCAATGTGTTTTCCAAACGCTTTGTCGAGGCGGGCATGCAAGCGGGTTTGGCGCACACCACCGACTTCAACGGCCCCACCCAAGAAGGCGTGGGCCTGTACCAAGTCACGCAAAAGGCAGGCGAACGGTTCAGCGCCGCCAAGGCCTACCTCACCCCCAACCGTGATCGCCCCAATTTGCACGTCATGACCGGCGTGACGGTGGACCGCATTGGCTTGGTGGATGGTGTGGCCCGGCAAGTGCACACCGTGCAAGGCGGCAAAACCCAGACCTTGACGGCCCGCCGCGAAATCATTTTGAGCGCGGGCGCTTTCCAGTCGCCCGCCATCCTCATGCGTTCGGGCATGGGGCCAGCGGCCCACTTACAAAGCTTGGGCATCGAGGTGCTGCGCGACCTGCCGGGCGTGGGCGAAAACCTGCACGATCACCCCGACGCCGTGCTGGTGGCCGATGCGCCAGGGCACACCGATTTGATCGGCGTTTCACCCAAAGGCGCGTGGCACACCTTGCAGGCCATGTGGGAATGGCGGCAACAACGCAAAGGTCGCCTGACGACCAACTTTGCCGAAGGCGGCGCGTTCTACAAAAGCCGACCCGAAGAAGCGCACCCGGACATTCAGCTGCATTTTGTGGTGGCCAAACTGGTGGACCACGGCCGCCAACTGACGCTGGGGCATGGCTACTCTTTGCATGTGTGTTTGCTGCAACCCGACAGCCGGGGCCGCGTGCAATTGGCCGACCGCAATCCCAACAGCGCACCGCTGATCGACCCGCAGTTTTTGAGCGACCCACGTGACCTGCAGCGCTTGCGCGACGGCGTTCGTCAAGCTCAAAAAATTCTGGCCCAGCCCGCATTGGCGGCGTATGGCAAAGAGTGGGCAGCATCCGCCAATGCCCGCACCGACGAACAACTGGACCACTGGATTCGCCAAAACGCCGACACGGTCTACCACCCGGTGGGCACCTGCCGCATGGGCACGGACAAGATGGCGGTGGTGGACGCGCAACTGCGTGTGCACGGCGTGCCGGGCCTGCGCGTGGTCGACGCGTCGGTCATGCCGCGCATCGTGAGCGGCAACACCAACGCGCCAACGATCATGATTGCAGAGAAGGCGGCGGACTGGATACGCGGCTATTGA
- a CDS encoding alkane 1-monooxygenase, with protein MSNPTALLHPTWQDKRWWWLLSPAIPLAFTGSLLAFVWTGQWWCMLLAPVIIHVLLPVLDRVLGEDFSNPPESAVAQLEQDVFYRTLVWAYVPLLMLGTVVGAWIATAQPLTWWGYAALVFTVGAINGIGIGTAHELGHKKETLDRWLSKIALAPSAYGHFFVEHNRGHHKRVATPEDPASARMGESFWAFLPRSVWGSLQSAWALEQERLNKQGLRVWHGQNHNLQAWALSLLLFGALVAWLGWMALPFLLLQAVYAISMLEVVNYVEHYGLLRQRDASGRYVRCEPEHSWNSNHLVGNLLLYQLQRHSDHHAHPSRRYQALRHFESAPQLPAGYATMITVAYLPPLWFVWMDRRVMAHYRGDLGLVNVQASAQRRLMQRWG; from the coding sequence ATGAGCAACCCAACCGCCCTGCTGCACCCGACTTGGCAAGACAAGCGCTGGTGGTGGTTGCTCAGCCCCGCCATACCGCTGGCTTTCACAGGGTCTTTGCTGGCTTTTGTCTGGACAGGCCAATGGTGGTGCATGCTGCTGGCCCCAGTCATCATCCATGTGTTGTTGCCCGTGCTTGACCGCGTGTTGGGCGAGGACTTCAGCAACCCACCCGAATCGGCGGTGGCGCAGCTCGAACAGGATGTGTTTTACCGCACCTTGGTGTGGGCCTACGTGCCCCTGCTGATGTTGGGCACCGTGGTGGGCGCCTGGATTGCGACTGCGCAGCCGCTGACCTGGTGGGGCTATGCGGCCTTGGTGTTCACCGTGGGCGCGATCAACGGCATTGGCATTGGCACCGCGCATGAACTGGGTCATAAAAAAGAGACGCTGGACCGCTGGCTGTCCAAAATCGCCTTGGCCCCCAGTGCGTACGGCCACTTTTTTGTCGAGCACAACCGGGGCCACCACAAACGCGTGGCCACACCTGAAGACCCGGCGAGTGCACGCATGGGCGAGAGCTTTTGGGCCTTCTTGCCGCGATCGGTGTGGGGCAGTTTGCAATCGGCCTGGGCGCTGGAGCAAGAGCGCTTGAACAAACAAGGGTTGCGTGTTTGGCACGGCCAAAACCACAACCTGCAGGCTTGGGCCTTGTCGCTGCTTTTGTTTGGCGCTTTGGTGGCGTGGTTAGGCTGGATGGCGCTGCCGTTTTTGTTGCTGCAGGCGGTCTACGCCATCTCCATGCTGGAAGTGGTCAACTATGTCGAGCATTACGGTTTGCTGCGCCAACGAGATGCGTCGGGCCGCTATGTGCGCTGCGAGCCTGAACACTCTTGGAACAGCAACCATTTGGTGGGGAATCTTTTGCTGTACCAACTGCAAAGGCATTCTGACCACCACGCCCACCCCAGCCGCCGCTACCAGGCGCTGCGGCATTTTGAGTCCGCACCGCAACTGCCTGCAGGCTACGCCACCATGATCACTGTGGCTTATCTGCCGCCACTGTGGTTCGTGTGGATGGACCGCCGTGTGATGGCCCACTACCGTGGGGACCTGGGCTTGGTGAATGTGCAAGCGTCGGCCCAGCGCCGACTCATGCAACGCTGGGGCTGA
- a CDS encoding Crp/Fnr family transcriptional regulator has product MKHATALPPTRPFKFKQVTVRQPAYKALDADVFTKVWAENSALTERSAKALHSVGVLRQWTEGQVVLSRGQSTSTALLLVKGRLRVSVTTPEGEEQLLRWMLPGEISGLSSVFAETTYPADLVAVGPTQVLHIERTRLVDLIARDPVVAVDLLRILGLRINQLFDTLADQGIHSLEQRVWATLERIAKFNSVAVPDGVMLRVSQSDLAQAASASRQRVNQQLRHFQDQGLIRLGYRNIVLLRR; this is encoded by the coding sequence ATGAAGCACGCCACAGCCTTGCCACCCACCCGTCCTTTCAAATTTAAGCAAGTCACAGTGCGCCAGCCGGCCTACAAAGCACTCGATGCCGACGTGTTCACCAAGGTTTGGGCTGAAAATTCGGCCCTGACAGAGCGTTCAGCCAAGGCCTTGCACAGCGTGGGCGTGCTGCGCCAATGGACCGAAGGGCAAGTGGTGCTCAGCCGAGGGCAATCCACTTCGACAGCGTTGCTGCTGGTCAAGGGGCGCTTGCGGGTGAGCGTGACCACGCCCGAAGGCGAAGAGCAATTGCTGCGCTGGATGCTGCCTGGCGAAATTTCGGGCCTCAGTTCGGTGTTTGCCGAAACCACTTACCCGGCTGATCTGGTGGCCGTTGGCCCGACTCAGGTGCTGCACATCGAGCGCACTCGCTTGGTCGACCTGATCGCCCGCGACCCGGTCGTGGCTGTGGATTTGCTGCGCATCTTGGGCTTGCGCATCAACCAGCTGTTTGACACCTTGGCTGACCAAGGCATACACAGCCTGGAGCAACGCGTGTGGGCCACGCTGGAGAGGATTGCCAAGTTCAACAGCGTGGCCGTTCCCGACGGCGTGATGCTGCGTGTGAGTCAGTCTGATCTGGCACAGGCGGCCTCGGCATCACGCCAGCGTGTGAACCAGCAGTTGCGCCATTTTCAGGATCAGGGGCTGATTCGGCTGGGGTATCGGAACATCGTGTTGCTGCGCCGCTGA
- a CDS encoding ABC transporter substrate-binding protein produces MKFSAPAFVRTTLGAIALTLGASAMAQSVVRFQDYPGTGNLMVRVAIEQGFCQQAGIRCELRTIPAAPLGLQTMLSGDIEVFFGPTEVAAAAVARKVPISIIGAGFTDPIFFMAAGTNTELATEKEGYPGVVKSFKGKKIGVTQRGSGAEFQVIDMLADVGLTANDVTFVAVGAPDTAFPALTRGQVDLIMTFSPTDGMCEVLKACRVVVDPRKGQGPKSLLATRGGAGTMAVKADWAAANPQTVAAIRRMLELSEAFMANPANFGRTLEVLRKTFALQLPNADQIAEVALRNTISNFKARGTVPAMQAVANAMTENKLLPGRVEMAPAVLP; encoded by the coding sequence ATGAAATTTTCTGCCCCTGCTTTTGTGCGCACCACCCTCGGTGCCATCGCTCTGACTTTGGGCGCCAGCGCCATGGCGCAGTCCGTGGTCCGCTTCCAGGACTACCCCGGCACCGGCAATTTGATGGTGCGTGTGGCCATTGAACAAGGCTTTTGCCAGCAAGCCGGTATCCGCTGCGAATTGCGCACCATCCCGGCTGCCCCGCTGGGTTTGCAGACGATGCTCTCGGGTGACATCGAAGTGTTTTTTGGGCCCACCGAAGTGGCTGCAGCCGCGGTTGCCCGCAAGGTGCCCATTTCCATCATTGGCGCTGGCTTCACCGATCCGATCTTCTTCATGGCCGCAGGCACCAACACCGAACTGGCTACTGAAAAAGAAGGCTATCCCGGGGTGGTCAAGTCCTTCAAAGGCAAAAAAATCGGCGTGACCCAACGTGGTTCGGGCGCAGAGTTTCAGGTCATTGACATGCTGGCCGATGTCGGCTTGACCGCGAACGACGTCACCTTTGTGGCCGTGGGTGCCCCCGACACCGCCTTTCCTGCGCTGACCCGCGGCCAAGTCGACCTGATCATGACCTTCTCGCCCACCGACGGCATGTGCGAAGTACTCAAGGCCTGCCGCGTGGTGGTGGACCCCCGTAAGGGCCAGGGACCCAAGAGTTTGCTGGCCACACGGGGAGGCGCTGGCACCATGGCGGTGAAGGCCGACTGGGCTGCGGCCAATCCGCAAACGGTGGCCGCCATCCGCAGGATGCTGGAATTGTCGGAGGCTTTCATGGCCAACCCGGCCAACTTCGGAAGGACACTGGAGGTCCTGCGCAAGACCTTTGCCCTGCAATTGCCCAACGCAGACCAGATCGCCGAAGTGGCGCTGCGCAACACCATCAGCAACTTCAAGGCCCGTGGCACCGTGCCTGCCATGCAGGCGGTGGCCAATGCCATGACGGAAAACAAGCTGTTGCCGGGCAGAGTGGAGATGGCACCCGCAGTCTTGCCTTGA
- a CDS encoding ABC transporter ATP-binding protein, with protein sequence MIDAQHIDLSFDGTQWVLQGVDLQVKAGEFVALAGPSGCGKTTLLNLCAGLVDLPPGQRLQVAGQAPELGSHEVAYMLARDSLFPWLNALDNAAFGLKVRGMPIAEARERAAQMLKQVGLGGSEYRLPKALSHGMRQRVALARTFAMPSPLLLMDEPFGALDAQTKLQLQDLLLQLCQDGHRTVLFVTHDLSEAVALADRVVVMSSRPGRIVADVKVPLARPRSIRELQTNEDFHRTYAQVWKHLEEGWVHHEG encoded by the coding sequence ATGATCGACGCACAGCACATCGACCTGAGCTTTGACGGCACTCAGTGGGTGTTGCAAGGTGTGGACTTGCAGGTCAAGGCCGGGGAGTTTGTGGCGCTGGCTGGCCCCAGCGGCTGCGGCAAGACCACCTTGCTCAACCTCTGCGCGGGCTTGGTGGATCTGCCCCCAGGCCAGCGTTTGCAGGTGGCGGGCCAAGCGCCTGAGCTTGGCAGCCATGAGGTAGCCTACATGCTGGCTCGCGACAGCTTGTTTCCCTGGCTCAATGCACTGGACAACGCAGCCTTTGGACTGAAAGTGCGTGGCATGCCCATCGCCGAGGCTCGGGAGCGGGCGGCGCAGATGCTCAAGCAGGTGGGGCTGGGCGGCTCCGAATACCGCCTGCCCAAGGCGCTGTCGCATGGCATGCGCCAGCGCGTGGCCTTGGCCCGTACCTTTGCCATGCCCTCGCCTTTGTTGCTGATGGACGAGCCCTTTGGGGCATTGGACGCACAAACCAAGCTGCAGCTGCAGGATCTGTTGCTGCAGTTGTGTCAGGACGGTCACCGAACGGTGCTGTTTGTGACACACGATCTGTCCGAGGCCGTTGCGCTGGCCGACCGGGTGGTGGTGATGTCCTCGCGCCCCGGGCGCATCGTGGCCGATGTGAAGGTCCCGCTGGCTCGACCACGCTCCATCCGAGAGCTGCAAACCAACGAGGACTTCCACCGCACCTACGCCCAGGTTTGGAAACATCTTGAGGAAGGTTGGGTGCACCATGAAGGCTGA
- a CDS encoding ABC transporter permease: MKADTLRMLAQHAVFVGVVLGLWEWGAHTGFIDPSFLGSPLGIIGFTLENLANARLWGDLGYTLLAVFSSFFIGSVAAMATGLAFVTWPKLEAFCEPYVAAMNVLPRIALVPLFILWFGLGVGSKIALGVSLTFFIVLSTTVAGIRGVSQDHITLTRSLGASSRQTFFWVTLPGAVPVLFSGLRLGLIYALLGVVGAEVIASERGLGQQLAYLGSTFNVNGVWSLLFDLALIGVLIMKLMNWVERRLLHWQ, translated from the coding sequence ATGAAGGCTGACACCTTGCGCATGCTGGCGCAGCACGCCGTCTTTGTCGGTGTGGTGCTGGGCCTGTGGGAATGGGGCGCACACACGGGCTTCATCGACCCGAGCTTCCTGGGCAGTCCCCTGGGGATCATCGGCTTCACGCTGGAGAACCTGGCCAACGCCCGACTTTGGGGTGATCTGGGCTACACCCTGCTGGCCGTTTTTTCGTCCTTTTTCATCGGTTCGGTCGCTGCCATGGCGACAGGCCTGGCCTTTGTCACCTGGCCCAAGCTCGAAGCTTTTTGTGAGCCCTACGTCGCGGCCATGAACGTGCTGCCCCGCATCGCGCTGGTGCCGCTGTTCATCTTGTGGTTCGGGCTGGGTGTGGGCTCCAAGATCGCCTTGGGCGTGTCGCTGACTTTCTTCATCGTGTTGTCCACCACGGTGGCTGGTATCCGCGGTGTCAGCCAAGACCACATCACGCTGACGCGAAGCCTGGGCGCCAGCAGCCGACAGACGTTCTTCTGGGTCACCTTGCCGGGCGCTGTGCCGGTGCTGTTTTCGGGACTGCGCCTGGGCCTGATCTATGCCTTGCTGGGTGTGGTCGGCGCAGAAGTCATTGCTTCCGAGCGGGGTTTGGGTCAACAACTTGCCTATCTTGGATCTACTTTCAACGTCAACGGCGTGTGGTCGCTGCTGTTTGATCTGGCGCTCATCGGCGTGCTGATCATGAAGCTGATGAACTGGGTTGAACGCCGCCTGCTGCATTGGCAATAA